The window AATACGTAGCTGCAAAATGAAGAAGTTCAAATTTCATCATCTAAACATGATAAAGAAAGATACAAGCTATTCATCTCAGAGAATACAAATAATGTCTGCAAGTCTTACAGCACAGTCCCAAGGACCGCTAGCGTGCCGGAATAGGGAGCCAATGCACTCCAACTGAAGGTAAGGGAGAGCAGCAACATAGATGCAGCCTAAAACAGTCACCAAGGATAACGTCACCTCCCAAGAGATATTCGGATTAATTGCTTGTGTGCAAAGacataataaataacataCCATTCCACAAAAGCTAATGGTCAGAAGACTTTTCCGTCCCTGGCGGTCCATCAAAGATGATGCAATAGTTGTACCTGGAAGGAAGAATATTACTCATCTCACTTTACAAAAAAACATGTTGATACATGAACGCTAGCATCCCAAGGTTTAAAAATGACTAAGAATTAAGAACTAACCAAAGACATTTGCCGCTGCAACAAGAGCACTAGCTGCAATGTCAGAAGCAACTCCAGCACTACGAAATACTGAAGTCGAGTAATATACCACAGCATTAATCCCAGATAACTGCTGGAACAAGAAAAGTGCAGCACCAATGCTAACAACTGCAACAAAATATGTTAGTAAGAATTGAAAATAGGGTATATCATCGGATATGAGTGCATTAAATCAAATCCTATATCAACCCAAACAGCAATACAAAAGCAGTAACCTGAAAACTTGGGGGAGAGGCTAAACACAGTAAATACTAACGATACAGACTTTATCTCAATATTCATGTCTACTATGAAGTGCAGTCAGACAGTAATGAAccattcaattcatttttatgaAGCAGTCTTAAGAACCTTAAATGTAAATCGAGTGGAATGATTAAAGACAACCCAAGAGGCTGAATACTTGGACAAAAACAGCACAAAAGAGCACAAAAATATAGTTGGATAAGTGAAATTTGTCCAGTTATTGAGATTACCCTTCCAATAGCGGCTACTAAACAAATCAGACCACCCTGCTTCAGGTTCTACAGAACCTTGACTTGCCGCTGTGAAGTCTTGAATAACTTCTGCTACTCTCTCTTTTCCATAGAGTGTTTTAATAGCTCTCTCAGCCTCTGGAAGTTTCCCTTGCTGCACAAGATGATAGCCACACCACTTTATGCTTTATTACGAAGTACAGGCAACTGTGTATAAGTAGAAAATAATGTATTGTTCCAACAAAGTAACTCGTGATTTATAGTAGGTAACCTGATAAAGCCAACGTGGACTTTCTGGAGATATTGCCATCCCAACTGCCAATAGAATGGATGGAACCATAGAAATACCGAACATCGTCCTCCACctgtttaaaaaaactcacataTGATAATAATCTGAAAGGGGTAAATATGAAatagattattattgtttttttttttttcgggTGGGAGGGAACAGAATATCTCACCATGATAATATAACATAGAAAGAATCAGATTCTTTAGTTAAATGAATTCAGTTCACCTATGCAGACTCTTCAGAGCAAAGAGATTCATTGATTTTTAAGGATGACCCTGAGCcacaaattttcatcaatGCATCACATGATCACAAACATACTAAAAGTGAGTTCTCACTAGTTGTATTTTAATGTAGAATAACTTCCTACCAACTTTTTAATGAATCAACATGTTGGCCCAATTCTTACTTAATTCAAGTACaaaacatgtatatatatatatatatgcttctATCTTCTCATTCAATGTTTTGGTCTTACATGCAAGCAAATAGTTCACCatctttaagaaaataataatttttctatgaatGTGACTAAAAATGATTGATGATTCGAAAaattttaaggattagagTCTACTCAAAAAGTAGCACCGTAGTTTACCATAATTTACCGCTCATGAAACCTCATTTATGAGGAACAGATAAAATACACTGACTTTGTAATTTGCAACcacaaataataagaatatataaaattataacattaaatattttcactaaaaaaattagggaAAATAGTGATTTGAGCCACACATACCAAGCAGGGTTTCGTACCAAAGGTAATCCAGCTACCAATGCTGTAAGGATTCCGACACATATAAAAAGTTGATTCACAGATCCCAGTGTTCCACGAATTTCAGTGGGAGAGatctacatatttttttcagcaaaagatgaaaacaaactcaaaaaatGGACATTTGGATCATagtattgaaatttgtataatgataacttcaaaaaaaagGTACCTCAGATATGTAAAGTGGCACAATAGCTGATGATATACCAATCCCAAGACCTGTGAGTAGGCGTCCAATTATCATAGTTTGCACACTCTGGGCAGTAGCACTGCAGTTTTTTATATCACTTTAAGAATTTGATCCCAGAAGAAAAGAACACTTTCGTATGGTTACATAAGATACCAACCATAAAATTGCTCCAACTGCAAGTGGGATTGCATCCAACTGAAAACTCTTAGTTCTGCCAAACTTGTCAGCCAATGTTCCACCAACAAAAGATCCAATCGTGGCACCAATAAGAAGTGTACTGACAATCCATCCTACAAAAATAAGTCAGAATCATACAAATCAGAGCTTAATAGACATAAAAATTAGAGCttagaataaaaatttctGAAATTCAGAAGAAACACTTGACAGCCTAATAATAGCTTCCtagaattttctaaaaagaaaatagtagtAAGAGAACCAAGCACGTGATGTAACTGAAAATGTACTTAAAACTATTACATACATAAATTGTGGATGTGAGATAGATAGAGAAAAAGAGCATCtcttaaatatattacaaTCCTTGCCTTGTACAACagtattttccaaaattccaAGATCCTTTGAGAGGTACTCAAGGGCACCATTTACCACCCTGAAACAAGCAAATAGCATAACTGTAAACCTTAAacagaataataatattaaaagttatGCACTACCTTTTTATCCTctcagttttcttttttattattttcttctctctctttttttttttttctttgggggGGGGAGGGAGGGGGGTCGGCTGCAAACATATTTACTCGATGAAAATGGTACCCGAGATGGTAACCGAATAAAATGGCTCCTAAACAAGCAACACCAACAAATGGCAGAACAGTTCCAGAAGATTTTCCTGTAGGCTTGGCAGGTACAACACCCTCCACATCCTCATCTGCAATACATTACCAACAAGTTAGTGGCAAGAACATGCCTGTTCAATAAAGGGAAAAGTATTACTTACAAACTTAAACCAAACATACATCTTCATATTTGGAAATAATTGTCATATACTTCTTCCCTTGAACTTGGAGGTTCAAATTCTCATACCATTGCagtaagaataagaaaaaaaaaatccatgcTACATAAACAAATCCCATAACACAAGAAGCAAAAGCAACCAGCTAACAACCTCCAACAACTGAACACATATCCAAAGAGTAAAGATATAACAGTAATCTAATTCCTTCCCAACGAAGAATGCACATGCCATTTCATaggaaatagaaaatagataGGATGAGTGACAACGTCTTTCCGAAGAAACCATTATTGCATAATCCCATGAGAATCAGGACAAGATCATGAATTTCCACCTTTGAAGAACAGGTGTGTTTGATTGAAGTCAAACAAAGATGTGAAGAAACTTTACAGAAGCATTTTCACTCTTAAAATCGCCTTTCACAAAAGTCATTCCAAACACAATATAGGTAAAACACTTCTCAATAGGCATTTTGGAGGAAGCAGTATAAATGCACTTTAAAATACTTTTGGAAATTTAAGAATCGCTTCTGACCATAAGAATACCTTCGAACTTGAAGAAGCATTTAATCCACTTTAAAATGCTGTTTTAGCGTTATTAGAaacttcaaaatcatttttggcCATGCAGGCCAAACagcatgtttttaattaatcaacacCAATTCAAAAGTCATACCAAACTCACATACATTGAACATGGACCTATAGATGAAATCTAAGCCGTCAGATTGGAGACATGAGAACACACTTCAACAAATAATTACATGCCAACttcagaaaaacaaaacaagttcAGAAAACCATTAAAAAGGAAGCAGAAGCAGAACAAAGATTGGACAAAGTGAACCGAAGGTGGCAACCAGTTTGGTCAAAGTCAATTCCTCGAGTGACATTGAGATTCATCACATCATTCTATCAGAGTGaataaaaaactcaaaaccCAATTGAATCAATCACTGTAAAGAAAGACAGAGTACCATGAGCGTGTGTCTTGAGTGACTTATATTTAGCAGAAGAACGAGAAATGCCATCAAATCCATGTCGAATACGTCTCATCTCAGTCTCCATGATTTCAGAGCCGAAGCTTAAACCACAGCAACCACTTCTTTCAGTCATTCGAAGGCTTCTCAATCCCAAACGCCTTCCAGATTCCCCTAAAACCTTTCGGTTTTGAAACCCAGAAGAACAACTTACCCCACTTTTGACCAACGCCGAAGCCTGCATTCTTTCTTAATCCCACTGAGAAAATTCCACACACTCCAAAAAGTCAAAAGCCATAAATTAATGAAACCCCATTAAGGAACTCAAAATTACATTAATGAATTACCCCCAAAACCCAAGTGGGTACTTACTACTCTGTATGTATAAAAAGCAAaaacgtaaatattttttagatcaatcaatcaatcaaatggCTCGATCTTCAATATTAACGGAGAGAAATTAAACATGGAGAAATGCACATACCCGAAATGAAACCCACAAAGCAAATGATTTAGTAGAATTGTGATTTGAGACTGTGCAAGCAAAATCCAATCTGTTCTTCCTTATCCGTAGTTGGTTTTATCAGTGACAGCGAAGAAATGCTTTGAAGGATccgaaagaagaaaaaaagagagagaaaagagagagtgaATGGTGTTTTACTAAGAACAGGACcgataagaaaaatgaaacgaAAGTAAACCAAACAGAAGAATCCGATTTCCACTTTGGTTCTTTATTAAGCTTTCTATATTCTATCAATTGGATTGGATTAGATTGGATTGCtcataaattcttttgttCGATGAAATGCATTGATTAAGTTAACCTTTACATAATTCAAAAAGATGAGGATCCCGTTGCTTACTCGACAGTTGAGTCCACGCTGAGCCATCGCAGTTCGCAACAAActcttgattttcttttagaagtGTTGATAAAATGtagatattgaaaaaaattactttaaaagaattcaaataataaatttatagataaattatttattcttttccaacacgttaaaaagtttaattatttatattatattcatattattagtTACATtgtctttattattttatttttacaattcttttagaataaaataaaaaatttgatttattattcaatctataaaattacaaaaactttGACAAAAATATCGAGATGTAGTTGAGAGATCGAGTCCTTAATCTAGAGGTTAATACAGTAATTAAAAGGTTGGGGATGAAATCGTATTTGATCAAAAACTCTCACCCTCCTAtcttagatattttttaatttataatttgattttaaaacataataataagaatatagaattggaactttttagtcaaaatttattagctatttggtttatttttcaaccttcgtaatttttttaaatacgaTAATTTGGGTGAAAGAGTTTATTTAGTAACAATATGGGTGTTGATTTGATTAAGCTTTGAATAAGACTAGAATATTACCCtttaagtattattattaatttgaatctaGTGTTTAAGGGGttagtaattaaaattgaagtaaaaAGGAATATTGGAATCTAAATTAAAGATTTGGATAATGACATGGAACTATGGTAGGTAgggaaatttgatttttcctaaaaaaaaagaggaaaagagagcAAGGGCAAGCTAGTAAATTTGGTGATGGAAGCAAATGAATGAGACCAAAGCGTTATGTTGGTGTGCCTTCGTGGATCCACGTCATGCTTCTGACAACTTCATTTCCAGTCCACGTGGAAACCTTTCAAGCGCTTCAAACATCGTTGTTTTATCTCTAACGGATTATGTAACTTTACATTCACAGTAAAATTAATTCGccaaaacgaaaaaaaagagaaagaactAATCTATTTATTCTAcgaggaaagaaaataatttcattttgtgaATATTACATTTCTATTTagataatttgaataaataatgTAACTTTTGAGTATTAAAATATCCTagttctaaaaatatttatccattgctttctctcttcaatgttgcttttttttcctatgaaaatttaaattttgttattgcaTTCTTCACTTTAATATGAGAAATTTggatgaatatttttaaataattaaataattagatcaaaccatattaaaattttgactcaTTTGTGGATTAcctattttatctttcattcatttctcactaattttataattttattttttaattattaaaaaatatgattcatgaattgttttttttaataatgacccgtaattgaaaaaactaaatgtaaattaaaatattttaataactaaattacattcatttaaaagataaaagaaaattagtatGTTTCACAACCCAGACATCGTCGATTTCGAGCGGTTTGTTGATGTCAATTAACTCTATGTTTTTCTGGCTTCTCTTGGTTCTCTAGTTCTTGTTGGTACTTTTGTCGATATGACACCTCTGCAGGTGCTTCATTCATAGTACATATATTCATTATGTTCTTTATGTCCACACTTGTGTCCGTAAAATATTTGCAGTAATTGGGATCATTTacttttcctatttttgcAGATCGTTTACATTCAGAAAGttgaatgaattatttttccaATAGTTGTTCTAACATATCAGGTAAGTCAGAGTCTGAAAAATggtggaatttttttttgtctctcttTCAGTGTTGGGAGTTTTTTCGCCTTCATCTTGACATTCTTTAATCTTCTTTTCATTGTAGACAAACTTTAAGGGGGTCGTGCTGATGACCATAGCCTCCTTGGTAGCACCCTTCGATACCTTTTAGGTGctctttactttctttttttttttttttctaatttatggGACAAATAGATCATTGTTCCATCTATTAGCAATACTTAACTCCATATCATGAGCTCTAGTTGCTAACTCTTCAATGGTGCGGGATTTTATTTCAGGAAAAATGTGTAGAAGCCCTCAATGCATTCCTTGAGTGCACATTTCTATTGTTGACAGTTCAGTTAATCT of the Cucumis sativus cultivar 9930 chromosome 3, Cucumber_9930_V3, whole genome shotgun sequence genome contains:
- the LOC101204553 gene encoding plastidic glucose transporter 4 codes for the protein MQASALVKSGVSCSSGFQNRKVLGESGRRLGLRSLRMTERSGCCGLSFGSEIMETEMRRIRHGFDGISRSSAKYKSLKTHAHDEDVEGVVPAKPTGKSSGTVLPFVGVACLGAILFGYHLGVVNGALEYLSKDLGILENTVVQGWIVSTLLIGATIGSFVGGTLADKFGRTKSFQLDAIPLAVGAILCATAQSVQTMIIGRLLTGLGIGISSAIVPLYISEISPTEIRGTLGSVNQLFICVGILTALVAGLPLVRNPAWWRTMFGISMVPSILLAVGMAISPESPRWLYQQGKLPEAERAIKTLYGKERVAEVIQDFTAASQGSVEPEAGWSDLFSSRYWKVVSIGAALFLFQQLSGINAVVYYSTSVFRSAGVASDIAASALVAAANVFGTTIASSLMDRQGRKSLLTISFCGMAASMLLLSLTFSWSALAPYSGTLAVLGTVLYVLSFSLGAGPVPGLLLPEIFASRIRAKAVALSLGTHWISNFFIGLYFLSFVNKFGISTVYFGFGFVCLLAVLYVARNIVETKGRSLEEIEKILSATA